One segment of Panicum virgatum strain AP13 chromosome 1K, P.virgatum_v5, whole genome shotgun sequence DNA contains the following:
- the LOC120645478 gene encoding pentatricopeptide repeat-containing protein At3g23020-like isoform X2 — translation MLIPCDCFLHVPAPPLTPIQNFTASAPCRDKGLTLQINSVYAPARTYEICPELTVPCTVARQTGKGKKKGNWAHYGGSLPAMLEALDDVQDVGEALWPWKDTLSNRERTILLKEQKDWRRAVEIFDWFRRERGHELNVIHYNVVLCTVGRARRWDLILNLWHEMHSCGVAPDNSTYGTLIDVCCKGGRERATLLWLGDMCKRGLMPDEVTMSIVLQALKKAGEYETAELFFRKWSSDSSGRMEGHPRYSLYTYNTLIDTYGKAGQLEKVSDTFNQMLKEGVAPSVVTFNTMIHVWGKHHRMERVSSLVRMMEEFQCFPDTRTYNILISLYRESNNIDVAEYYFWKMKAENLVPDVVSCRTLLYGYSISGMVTKAEALLKEMDERDFLIDEYTQSSLTRMYVNAGMLEQAWHWFDRFRHQMNSECFSANIDAFVEKGYIVLAEKAFICCLKKKMLSVSVCNVMIKGYGLVDKLDEACEVADGMEMYGILPDYVTYSSLIQLLSTAKLPKKALHYLKKMQAVKLLSDCVPYSVVINSFAKNGDLGMVEYLFREMITSGIRADVFLYSILIDAYAEVGKVQQATAYFGLMKKDGLCENATIYNSLIKLYTKVGYLAEARETYKLLRSLDTDTSLYASNCMIDLYSDHCMVKEAREIFESLKARGSANEFSYAMMVCLYKKIGRYDVAHRICQEMQALGLLTQALSYNSAIQMYVSGGRMEDAFKIFKMMLVSNTPPNDATFKALNVILVRSGVTRNEIRKLELLRRNNTHDCLHQWYKALSLSLQLSRKRSTRKQVTS, via the exons ATGCTGATCCCGTGCGATTGCTTCCTCCATGTTCCTGCACCGCCACTGACTCCAATACAGAATTTTACAGCTTCAGCGCCCTGCAGAGATAAAGGCCTCACTTTGCAGATCAACTCTGTCTATGCACCAGCTAGAACCTATGAAATTTGCCCGGAATTGACAGTTCCATGCACGGTTGCCAGACAGACTGGCaaagggaagaagaaaggcaactgggcccattATGGTGGGTCGCTTCCAGCAATGCTGGAGGCACTGGATGATGTCCAGGACGTTGGGGAAGCGCTTTGGCCGTGGAAGGACACGCTGAGCAACCGAGAGAGGACGATCCTTCTCAAGGAGCAGAAAGATTGGAGACGGGCGGTCGAGATCTTCGACTGGTTTCGCAGGGAGAGGGGCCATGAGCTCAATGTGATTCACTACAATGTTGTGCTCTGTACAGTTGGGCGAGCCAGGAGATGGGATCTCATTCTTAATCTGTGGCATGAGATGCATTCCTGTGGTGTGGCACCAGATAACTCAACGTATGGTACATTGATCGATGTATGTTGCAAAGGGGGAAGAGAACGGGCAACTTTGCTTTGGCTTGGGGACATGTGCAAGCGGGGTTTGATGCCTGATGAGGTCACTATGAGTATTGTGCTGCAGGCACTTAAGAAGGCTGGAGAGTATGAAACGGCTGAGCTTTTCTTCAGAAAGTGGTCCTCAGACTCAAGTGGAAGAATGGAGGGACACCCTCGCTACAGCTTGTACACATACAACACCTTGATTGATACTTATGGAAAAGCTGGTCAACTTGAGAAAGTATCAGATACATTCAATCAAATGTTGAAAGAAGGAGTTGCGCCAAGTGTTGTTACTTTCAACACAATGATTCATGTTTGGGGTAAACACCATAGAATGGAGCGAGTTTCTTCTTTGGTGAGGATGATGGAGGAATTCCAGTGCTTTCCTGACACTAGGACTTACAATATACTGATCTCACTGTACAGAGAAAGCAACAATATTGATGTTGCAGAGTACTACTTCTGGAAGATGAAGGCAGAAAATTTGGTACCAGATGTAGTGAGCTGCCGCACACTCTTATATGGATACTCTATCAGTGGCATGGTCACTAAAGCAGAAGCCCTTCTAAAAGAAATGGATGAGAGGGACTTTTTGATAGATGAATACACACAATCTTCTTTGACGAGGATGTATGTAAATGCTGGGATGCTTGAGCAAGCATGGCATTGGTTTGACAGATTCCGTCACCAGATGAATTCTGaatgcttttctgcaaatattgatgcatttgttgagaaaggATACATAGTTCTTGCAGAGAAGGCTTTTATATGCTGCCTAAAGAAGAAGATGCTCAGTGTTTCTGTGTGCAATGTGATGATCAAAGGATATGGGTTGGTAGACAAGCTAGATGAGGCATGTGAGGTAGCTGATGGCATGGAGATGTATGGCATTTTACCTGATTACGTGACATACAGTTCTCTCATTCAACTTCTGTCAACTGCTAAATTGCCAAAGAAGGCTCTTCACTACTTGAAAAAAATGCAAGCAGTAAAACTGCTGTCAGACTGTGTTCCATACTCTGTGGTAATTAATAGCTTTGCTAAGAATGGTGATTTAGGAATGGTTGAATACCTATTTAGAGAAATGATCACTTCAGGGATCCGTGCTGATGTTTTCCTCTACTCTATTTTAATTGATGCTTATGCTGAAGTTGGAAAGGTCCAACAAGCTACAGCATATTTTGGTTTGATGAAAAAAGATGGCTTATGTGAGAATGCTACAATCTACAATTCTTTGATAAAGCTCTATACAAAGGTAGGGTATCTTGCAGAGGCCCGAGAAACATACAAGCTACTCAGATCATTGGATACTGATACCAGCCTTTATGCATCTAATTGCATGATTGATCTCTACAGTGATCATTGTATGGTGAAAGAAGCACGTGAGATTTTTGAAAGTTTGAAGGCCAGGGGAAGCGCAAATGAATTCTCATACGCAATGATGGTGTGTTTGTACAAGAAAATTGGTCGCTATGATGTAGCTCACAGGATTTGCCAGGAAATGCAAGCTCTAGGACTTCTGACTCAAGCACTAAGCTATAATTCTGCTATCCAAATGTATGTGTCTGGTGGAAGAATGGAGGATGCTTTTAAAATATTTAAGATGATGTTAGTATCGAACACACCGCCAAATGATGCAACATTCAAGGCACTAAATGTTATTCTAGTAAGAAGTGGAGTTACAAGGAACGAGATTAGGAAGCTAGAATTGCTAAGAAGAAATAACACTCATGATTGCTTGCATCAATGGTACAAGGCACTATCCCTTTCCCTTCAGCT GAGTAGAAAAAGGAGTACAAGAAAGCAAGTAACTTCATAA
- the LOC120645478 gene encoding pentatricopeptide repeat-containing protein At3g23020-like isoform X1, producing MLIPCDCFLHVPAPPLTPIQNFTASAPCRDKGLTLQINSVYAPARTYEICPELTVPCTVARQTGKGKKKGNWAHYGGSLPAMLEALDDVQDVGEALWPWKDTLSNRERTILLKEQKDWRRAVEIFDWFRRERGHELNVIHYNVVLCTVGRARRWDLILNLWHEMHSCGVAPDNSTYGTLIDVCCKGGRERATLLWLGDMCKRGLMPDEVTMSIVLQALKKAGEYETAELFFRKWSSDSSGRMEGHPRYSLYTYNTLIDTYGKAGQLEKVSDTFNQMLKEGVAPSVVTFNTMIHVWGKHHRMERVSSLVRMMEEFQCFPDTRTYNILISLYRESNNIDVAEYYFWKMKAENLVPDVVSCRTLLYGYSISGMVTKAEALLKEMDERDFLIDEYTQSSLTRMYVNAGMLEQAWHWFDRFRHQMNSECFSANIDAFVEKGYIVLAEKAFICCLKKKMLSVSVCNVMIKGYGLVDKLDEACEVADGMEMYGILPDYVTYSSLIQLLSTAKLPKKALHYLKKMQAVKLLSDCVPYSVVINSFAKNGDLGMVEYLFREMITSGIRADVFLYSILIDAYAEVGKVQQATAYFGLMKKDGLCENATIYNSLIKLYTKVGYLAEARETYKLLRSLDTDTSLYASNCMIDLYSDHCMVKEAREIFESLKARGSANEFSYAMMVCLYKKIGRYDVAHRICQEMQALGLLTQALSYNSAIQMYVSGGRMEDAFKIFKMMLVSNTPPNDATFKALNVILVRSGVTRNEIRKLELLRRNNTHDCLHQWYKALSLSLQLSRKRSTRKEGAYHF from the exons ATGCTGATCCCGTGCGATTGCTTCCTCCATGTTCCTGCACCGCCACTGACTCCAATACAGAATTTTACAGCTTCAGCGCCCTGCAGAGATAAAGGCCTCACTTTGCAGATCAACTCTGTCTATGCACCAGCTAGAACCTATGAAATTTGCCCGGAATTGACAGTTCCATGCACGGTTGCCAGACAGACTGGCaaagggaagaagaaaggcaactgggcccattATGGTGGGTCGCTTCCAGCAATGCTGGAGGCACTGGATGATGTCCAGGACGTTGGGGAAGCGCTTTGGCCGTGGAAGGACACGCTGAGCAACCGAGAGAGGACGATCCTTCTCAAGGAGCAGAAAGATTGGAGACGGGCGGTCGAGATCTTCGACTGGTTTCGCAGGGAGAGGGGCCATGAGCTCAATGTGATTCACTACAATGTTGTGCTCTGTACAGTTGGGCGAGCCAGGAGATGGGATCTCATTCTTAATCTGTGGCATGAGATGCATTCCTGTGGTGTGGCACCAGATAACTCAACGTATGGTACATTGATCGATGTATGTTGCAAAGGGGGAAGAGAACGGGCAACTTTGCTTTGGCTTGGGGACATGTGCAAGCGGGGTTTGATGCCTGATGAGGTCACTATGAGTATTGTGCTGCAGGCACTTAAGAAGGCTGGAGAGTATGAAACGGCTGAGCTTTTCTTCAGAAAGTGGTCCTCAGACTCAAGTGGAAGAATGGAGGGACACCCTCGCTACAGCTTGTACACATACAACACCTTGATTGATACTTATGGAAAAGCTGGTCAACTTGAGAAAGTATCAGATACATTCAATCAAATGTTGAAAGAAGGAGTTGCGCCAAGTGTTGTTACTTTCAACACAATGATTCATGTTTGGGGTAAACACCATAGAATGGAGCGAGTTTCTTCTTTGGTGAGGATGATGGAGGAATTCCAGTGCTTTCCTGACACTAGGACTTACAATATACTGATCTCACTGTACAGAGAAAGCAACAATATTGATGTTGCAGAGTACTACTTCTGGAAGATGAAGGCAGAAAATTTGGTACCAGATGTAGTGAGCTGCCGCACACTCTTATATGGATACTCTATCAGTGGCATGGTCACTAAAGCAGAAGCCCTTCTAAAAGAAATGGATGAGAGGGACTTTTTGATAGATGAATACACACAATCTTCTTTGACGAGGATGTATGTAAATGCTGGGATGCTTGAGCAAGCATGGCATTGGTTTGACAGATTCCGTCACCAGATGAATTCTGaatgcttttctgcaaatattgatgcatttgttgagaaaggATACATAGTTCTTGCAGAGAAGGCTTTTATATGCTGCCTAAAGAAGAAGATGCTCAGTGTTTCTGTGTGCAATGTGATGATCAAAGGATATGGGTTGGTAGACAAGCTAGATGAGGCATGTGAGGTAGCTGATGGCATGGAGATGTATGGCATTTTACCTGATTACGTGACATACAGTTCTCTCATTCAACTTCTGTCAACTGCTAAATTGCCAAAGAAGGCTCTTCACTACTTGAAAAAAATGCAAGCAGTAAAACTGCTGTCAGACTGTGTTCCATACTCTGTGGTAATTAATAGCTTTGCTAAGAATGGTGATTTAGGAATGGTTGAATACCTATTTAGAGAAATGATCACTTCAGGGATCCGTGCTGATGTTTTCCTCTACTCTATTTTAATTGATGCTTATGCTGAAGTTGGAAAGGTCCAACAAGCTACAGCATATTTTGGTTTGATGAAAAAAGATGGCTTATGTGAGAATGCTACAATCTACAATTCTTTGATAAAGCTCTATACAAAGGTAGGGTATCTTGCAGAGGCCCGAGAAACATACAAGCTACTCAGATCATTGGATACTGATACCAGCCTTTATGCATCTAATTGCATGATTGATCTCTACAGTGATCATTGTATGGTGAAAGAAGCACGTGAGATTTTTGAAAGTTTGAAGGCCAGGGGAAGCGCAAATGAATTCTCATACGCAATGATGGTGTGTTTGTACAAGAAAATTGGTCGCTATGATGTAGCTCACAGGATTTGCCAGGAAATGCAAGCTCTAGGACTTCTGACTCAAGCACTAAGCTATAATTCTGCTATCCAAATGTATGTGTCTGGTGGAAGAATGGAGGATGCTTTTAAAATATTTAAGATGATGTTAGTATCGAACACACCGCCAAATGATGCAACATTCAAGGCACTAAATGTTATTCTAGTAAGAAGTGGAGTTACAAGGAACGAGATTAGGAAGCTAGAATTGCTAAGAAGAAATAACACTCATGATTGCTTGCATCAATGGTACAAGGCACTATCCCTTTCCCTTCAGCT GAGTAGAAAAAGGAGTACAAGAAA AGAAGGTGCATACCATTTTTGA
- the LOC120645478 gene encoding pentatricopeptide repeat-containing protein At3g23020-like isoform X3 translates to MLIPCDCFLHVPAPPLTPIQNFTASAPCRDKGLTLQINSVYAPARTYEICPELTVPCTVARQTGKGKKKGNWAHYGGSLPAMLEALDDVQDVGEALWPWKDTLSNRERTILLKEQKDWRRAVEIFDWFRRERGHELNVIHYNVVLCTVGRARRWDLILNLWHEMHSCGVAPDNSTYGTLIDVCCKGGRERATLLWLGDMCKRGLMPDEVTMSIVLQALKKAGEYETAELFFRKWSSDSSGRMEGHPRYSLYTYNTLIDTYGKAGQLEKVSDTFNQMLKEGVAPSVVTFNTMIHVWGKHHRMERVSSLVRMMEEFQCFPDTRTYNILISLYRESNNIDVAEYYFWKMKAENLVPDVVSCRTLLYGYSISGMVTKAEALLKEMDERDFLIDEYTQSSLTRMYVNAGMLEQAWHWFDRFRHQMNSECFSANIDAFVEKGYIVLAEKAFICCLKKKMLSVSVCNVMIKGYGLVDKLDEACEVADGMEMYGILPDYVTYSSLIQLLSTAKLPKKALHYLKKMQAVKLLSDCVPYSVVINSFAKNGDLGMVEYLFREMITSGIRADVFLYSILIDAYAEVGKVQQATAYFGLMKKDGLCENATIYNSLIKLYTKVGYLAEARETYKLLRSLDTDTSLYASNCMIDLYSDHCMVKEAREIFESLKARGSANEFSYAMMVCLYKKIGRYDVAHRICQEMQALGLLTQALSYNSAIQMYVSGGRMEDAFKIFKMMLVSNTPPNDATFKALNVILVRSGVTRNEIRKLELLRRNNTHDCLHQWSRKRSTRKEGAYHF, encoded by the exons ATGCTGATCCCGTGCGATTGCTTCCTCCATGTTCCTGCACCGCCACTGACTCCAATACAGAATTTTACAGCTTCAGCGCCCTGCAGAGATAAAGGCCTCACTTTGCAGATCAACTCTGTCTATGCACCAGCTAGAACCTATGAAATTTGCCCGGAATTGACAGTTCCATGCACGGTTGCCAGACAGACTGGCaaagggaagaagaaaggcaactgggcccattATGGTGGGTCGCTTCCAGCAATGCTGGAGGCACTGGATGATGTCCAGGACGTTGGGGAAGCGCTTTGGCCGTGGAAGGACACGCTGAGCAACCGAGAGAGGACGATCCTTCTCAAGGAGCAGAAAGATTGGAGACGGGCGGTCGAGATCTTCGACTGGTTTCGCAGGGAGAGGGGCCATGAGCTCAATGTGATTCACTACAATGTTGTGCTCTGTACAGTTGGGCGAGCCAGGAGATGGGATCTCATTCTTAATCTGTGGCATGAGATGCATTCCTGTGGTGTGGCACCAGATAACTCAACGTATGGTACATTGATCGATGTATGTTGCAAAGGGGGAAGAGAACGGGCAACTTTGCTTTGGCTTGGGGACATGTGCAAGCGGGGTTTGATGCCTGATGAGGTCACTATGAGTATTGTGCTGCAGGCACTTAAGAAGGCTGGAGAGTATGAAACGGCTGAGCTTTTCTTCAGAAAGTGGTCCTCAGACTCAAGTGGAAGAATGGAGGGACACCCTCGCTACAGCTTGTACACATACAACACCTTGATTGATACTTATGGAAAAGCTGGTCAACTTGAGAAAGTATCAGATACATTCAATCAAATGTTGAAAGAAGGAGTTGCGCCAAGTGTTGTTACTTTCAACACAATGATTCATGTTTGGGGTAAACACCATAGAATGGAGCGAGTTTCTTCTTTGGTGAGGATGATGGAGGAATTCCAGTGCTTTCCTGACACTAGGACTTACAATATACTGATCTCACTGTACAGAGAAAGCAACAATATTGATGTTGCAGAGTACTACTTCTGGAAGATGAAGGCAGAAAATTTGGTACCAGATGTAGTGAGCTGCCGCACACTCTTATATGGATACTCTATCAGTGGCATGGTCACTAAAGCAGAAGCCCTTCTAAAAGAAATGGATGAGAGGGACTTTTTGATAGATGAATACACACAATCTTCTTTGACGAGGATGTATGTAAATGCTGGGATGCTTGAGCAAGCATGGCATTGGTTTGACAGATTCCGTCACCAGATGAATTCTGaatgcttttctgcaaatattgatgcatttgttgagaaaggATACATAGTTCTTGCAGAGAAGGCTTTTATATGCTGCCTAAAGAAGAAGATGCTCAGTGTTTCTGTGTGCAATGTGATGATCAAAGGATATGGGTTGGTAGACAAGCTAGATGAGGCATGTGAGGTAGCTGATGGCATGGAGATGTATGGCATTTTACCTGATTACGTGACATACAGTTCTCTCATTCAACTTCTGTCAACTGCTAAATTGCCAAAGAAGGCTCTTCACTACTTGAAAAAAATGCAAGCAGTAAAACTGCTGTCAGACTGTGTTCCATACTCTGTGGTAATTAATAGCTTTGCTAAGAATGGTGATTTAGGAATGGTTGAATACCTATTTAGAGAAATGATCACTTCAGGGATCCGTGCTGATGTTTTCCTCTACTCTATTTTAATTGATGCTTATGCTGAAGTTGGAAAGGTCCAACAAGCTACAGCATATTTTGGTTTGATGAAAAAAGATGGCTTATGTGAGAATGCTACAATCTACAATTCTTTGATAAAGCTCTATACAAAGGTAGGGTATCTTGCAGAGGCCCGAGAAACATACAAGCTACTCAGATCATTGGATACTGATACCAGCCTTTATGCATCTAATTGCATGATTGATCTCTACAGTGATCATTGTATGGTGAAAGAAGCACGTGAGATTTTTGAAAGTTTGAAGGCCAGGGGAAGCGCAAATGAATTCTCATACGCAATGATGGTGTGTTTGTACAAGAAAATTGGTCGCTATGATGTAGCTCACAGGATTTGCCAGGAAATGCAAGCTCTAGGACTTCTGACTCAAGCACTAAGCTATAATTCTGCTATCCAAATGTATGTGTCTGGTGGAAGAATGGAGGATGCTTTTAAAATATTTAAGATGATGTTAGTATCGAACACACCGCCAAATGATGCAACATTCAAGGCACTAAATGTTATTCTAGTAAGAAGTGGAGTTACAAGGAACGAGATTAGGAAGCTAGAATTGCTAAGAAGAAATAACACTCATGATTGCTTGCATCAATG GAGTAGAAAAAGGAGTACAAGAAA AGAAGGTGCATACCATTTTTGA
- the LOC120645478 gene encoding pentatricopeptide repeat-containing protein At3g23020-like isoform X4, translating to MLIPCDCFLHVPAPPLTPIQNFTASAPCRDKGLTLQINSVYAPARTYEICPELTVPCTVARQTGKGKKKGNWAHYGGSLPAMLEALDDVQDVGEALWPWKDTLSNRERTILLKEQKDWRRAVEIFDWFRRERGHELNVIHYNVVLCTVGRARRWDLILNLWHEMHSCGVAPDNSTYGTLIDVCCKGGRERATLLWLGDMCKRGLMPDEVTMSIVLQALKKAGEYETAELFFRKWSSDSSGRMEGHPRYSLYTYNTLIDTYGKAGQLEKVSDTFNQMLKEGVAPSVVTFNTMIHVWGKHHRMERVSSLVRMMEEFQCFPDTRTYNILISLYRESNNIDVAEYYFWKMKAENLVPDVVSCRTLLYGYSISGMVTKAEALLKEMDERDFLIDEYTQSSLTRMYVNAGMLEQAWHWFDRFRHQMNSECFSANIDAFVEKGYIVLAEKAFICCLKKKMLSVSVCNVMIKGYGLVDKLDEACEVADGMEMYGILPDYVTYSSLIQLLSTAKLPKKALHYLKKMQAVKLLSDCVPYSVVINSFAKNGDLGMVEYLFREMITSGIRADVFLYSILIDAYAEVGKVQQATAYFGLMKKDGLCENATIYNSLIKLYTKVGYLAEARETYKLLRSLDTDTSLYASNCMIDLYSDHCMVKEAREIFESLKARGSANEFSYAMMVCLYKKIGRYDVAHRICQEMQALGLLTQALSYNSAIQMYVSGGRMEDAFKIFKMMLVSNTPPNDATFKALNVILVRSGVTRNEIRKLELLRRNNTHDCLHQWYKALSLSLQL from the coding sequence ATGCTGATCCCGTGCGATTGCTTCCTCCATGTTCCTGCACCGCCACTGACTCCAATACAGAATTTTACAGCTTCAGCGCCCTGCAGAGATAAAGGCCTCACTTTGCAGATCAACTCTGTCTATGCACCAGCTAGAACCTATGAAATTTGCCCGGAATTGACAGTTCCATGCACGGTTGCCAGACAGACTGGCaaagggaagaagaaaggcaactgggcccattATGGTGGGTCGCTTCCAGCAATGCTGGAGGCACTGGATGATGTCCAGGACGTTGGGGAAGCGCTTTGGCCGTGGAAGGACACGCTGAGCAACCGAGAGAGGACGATCCTTCTCAAGGAGCAGAAAGATTGGAGACGGGCGGTCGAGATCTTCGACTGGTTTCGCAGGGAGAGGGGCCATGAGCTCAATGTGATTCACTACAATGTTGTGCTCTGTACAGTTGGGCGAGCCAGGAGATGGGATCTCATTCTTAATCTGTGGCATGAGATGCATTCCTGTGGTGTGGCACCAGATAACTCAACGTATGGTACATTGATCGATGTATGTTGCAAAGGGGGAAGAGAACGGGCAACTTTGCTTTGGCTTGGGGACATGTGCAAGCGGGGTTTGATGCCTGATGAGGTCACTATGAGTATTGTGCTGCAGGCACTTAAGAAGGCTGGAGAGTATGAAACGGCTGAGCTTTTCTTCAGAAAGTGGTCCTCAGACTCAAGTGGAAGAATGGAGGGACACCCTCGCTACAGCTTGTACACATACAACACCTTGATTGATACTTATGGAAAAGCTGGTCAACTTGAGAAAGTATCAGATACATTCAATCAAATGTTGAAAGAAGGAGTTGCGCCAAGTGTTGTTACTTTCAACACAATGATTCATGTTTGGGGTAAACACCATAGAATGGAGCGAGTTTCTTCTTTGGTGAGGATGATGGAGGAATTCCAGTGCTTTCCTGACACTAGGACTTACAATATACTGATCTCACTGTACAGAGAAAGCAACAATATTGATGTTGCAGAGTACTACTTCTGGAAGATGAAGGCAGAAAATTTGGTACCAGATGTAGTGAGCTGCCGCACACTCTTATATGGATACTCTATCAGTGGCATGGTCACTAAAGCAGAAGCCCTTCTAAAAGAAATGGATGAGAGGGACTTTTTGATAGATGAATACACACAATCTTCTTTGACGAGGATGTATGTAAATGCTGGGATGCTTGAGCAAGCATGGCATTGGTTTGACAGATTCCGTCACCAGATGAATTCTGaatgcttttctgcaaatattgatgcatttgttgagaaaggATACATAGTTCTTGCAGAGAAGGCTTTTATATGCTGCCTAAAGAAGAAGATGCTCAGTGTTTCTGTGTGCAATGTGATGATCAAAGGATATGGGTTGGTAGACAAGCTAGATGAGGCATGTGAGGTAGCTGATGGCATGGAGATGTATGGCATTTTACCTGATTACGTGACATACAGTTCTCTCATTCAACTTCTGTCAACTGCTAAATTGCCAAAGAAGGCTCTTCACTACTTGAAAAAAATGCAAGCAGTAAAACTGCTGTCAGACTGTGTTCCATACTCTGTGGTAATTAATAGCTTTGCTAAGAATGGTGATTTAGGAATGGTTGAATACCTATTTAGAGAAATGATCACTTCAGGGATCCGTGCTGATGTTTTCCTCTACTCTATTTTAATTGATGCTTATGCTGAAGTTGGAAAGGTCCAACAAGCTACAGCATATTTTGGTTTGATGAAAAAAGATGGCTTATGTGAGAATGCTACAATCTACAATTCTTTGATAAAGCTCTATACAAAGGTAGGGTATCTTGCAGAGGCCCGAGAAACATACAAGCTACTCAGATCATTGGATACTGATACCAGCCTTTATGCATCTAATTGCATGATTGATCTCTACAGTGATCATTGTATGGTGAAAGAAGCACGTGAGATTTTTGAAAGTTTGAAGGCCAGGGGAAGCGCAAATGAATTCTCATACGCAATGATGGTGTGTTTGTACAAGAAAATTGGTCGCTATGATGTAGCTCACAGGATTTGCCAGGAAATGCAAGCTCTAGGACTTCTGACTCAAGCACTAAGCTATAATTCTGCTATCCAAATGTATGTGTCTGGTGGAAGAATGGAGGATGCTTTTAAAATATTTAAGATGATGTTAGTATCGAACACACCGCCAAATGATGCAACATTCAAGGCACTAAATGTTATTCTAGTAAGAAGTGGAGTTACAAGGAACGAGATTAGGAAGCTAGAATTGCTAAGAAGAAATAACACTCATGATTGCTTGCATCAATGGTACAAGGCACTATCCCTTTCCCTTCAGCTGTAA